CGCCGGCGCTGTTGATGGCGAAGGGGCGCCCGAGCCCGAGGACGGAGGGAGCGTTCGTACCGGGATCCCACTTCACCGCCGGGGTGGGGTTGACGCCGATGAGCGAGCCGACGGCGACCCCGCTCTTGTTGATGTCGAATGCCTGGCCGCCCCGCGAGCTCAGCGTGTCCAGCTTCACCTTCCCGCGGAAGGGCTGGGGGACGCCGTTCGGATCGTAGAAATCGCCGACGGAAACCCCCGCGTCGTTGACCCCCCACCCCTCGATGTTGGTGCTGTTGAAGTGCGGGAACTTCTTCGCCTTGCCGCCGGTCGAGATGAAGGCCCAGCGGACGGCTCCGTTCTGGCTGTTCCCCGAGCCGACGATCGTGCCGTTCGCGCTGATCGCCGTCGCGCCGGCCGTGAAGCCGGCCTTCAGGTCTCGGATCGGGCCGCGGAGCTTGGCGGCGGCCTGCTCGGGAAGGGCGAACGACGGGGCCGCGGTGACGACGAGCGTCAGCAGGACCAGGGGCTTCAGAATCGGGCGCACGCGGGGCTCCTCTCGAAAGGGGGTGGGTGGGCGCGTCAGGCGAACGCGGGAATGTACGATGGAACCCGCCGGGGCGCCACGGGCATGAGCGACCGATCTACCATGGCCGCCGACGAGCGGACGGATCCGGAGCGGCGATCCCGTCGCGATGGAGGAGACACCGATGCATTCATGGAAGACCCTGACACTCCGCGCGAGCGCGCTGACGATCGCGTCCGCGCGAGCGCGCTGACGATCGCGGTTCCCCTCTTGACGGCGGCCGCTCCGGACGACCCGATTCACCACCGGCTCGACACCTCGCCGCGGCACAACGAGTGGGTCACGTTGAAGAGCGGCGATCGCCAGGTCCAGGTCTTCGTCGTCTACCCGCAGGCGATAGAGAAGGCGACCACCGTTCTCGTGATTCACGAGAACCGCGGCCTCACCGACTGGGTCCGGAGCCTCGCCGACGAGCTCGCCGAGGCCGGATACATCGCCGTCGCTCCGGATCTTCTGTCGGGAGCGGGGCCGAACGGCGGGAAGACGAGCGACTTCCCGTCGCAGGACGCGGCGGTCCAGGCGATCTACAAGCTCACCCCGGATCAGGTCACGGCGGATCTCGACGCCGTCGCCGATTACGCGATCAAGCTCCCTGCGTCCAACGGGAAGCTCGCCGTCGCCGGCTACTGCTGGGGGGGCGGGCAGAGCTTCCGGTTCGCGACGCACCGCGCCGACCTGAAGGCGGCCTTCGTCTTCTACGGCCCCGCCCCCGAGAAAACCGGGGACCTCGCGAGGATCGGCTGCCCCGTCTACGGCTTCTACGGCGGGTCCGACGCCCGCATCGGCGCGACCATCTCCGGCACGACCGACGCGATGAAGGCCGCGGGCAAAACCTACGAGCCGGTCACCTACGAGGCGGCAGGCCACGGCTTCATGCGCCTCGGCGAGGACGGCACCGGCACCGAGGCCGACCGCAAGGGGCGCGACGCCGCGTGGGAGCGGTGGAAGGGGATCCTGAAGGAAATCTGATTCCGATCTTCCGGCGTAGAGGTCCGTGAACGTCCAAGCCACCCTCTCACGGACAAGGAGATCGTGATGACAAAGCTCTCGAAGTTTGCCCTGGCGGCCATGCTGGCCGCCGCACCGTTCGCCACCCACGCCGCCGATCACGCCGAGGCGCCTCTGGTCGAGGCCGACCAGGCCACGGACATCGCCGACGTCTACACCTTCGTGGATCCGTCCGACAGCTCGAAGGTCATCCTCGCCTTCGACGTCCACGGGTTCATCGTCCCGGGGGAGAACGCGAACCTGGGATCGTTCGACCACGACGTCCTCTTCAAGTTCAACATCGAGAACACGGGCGACGCGGCCCCCGACCGCGCCATCCTCGTGAGGTTCTCGAAGCAGACCTCCCGCAGCCAGCCCCAGATGGCGACGATCACCATGCCCCAGGGCGAGGACTCGAACGTCTTCAGCTTCACGGCGCCGACGACCGTCTCCTCGGCCACGGCGTCCGCAGCGACGAACCCCGTCGTCACCACCGACCCCGCCTCCGGCGTCTCGTTCTTCGCCGGCCTGACGGACGATCCGTTTTTCTTCGACATCCCGGGCTTCAACCGCTTCGTCGGCTCCGTCCTCGGCGGCGCGGTCGACCCGACGCTCCTCTCCCGCGGGCGCGACACCTTCGCCGGGTACAACGTGAACATGATCGCCCTCAGCGTGCCGGCGAGCCTTCTCCAGGGACCGGCCGGCAGCGTGATCGGCGTCAGCGCCTCGACGCTCAGGCGCCGGAACACGGCGCGCTCGCAGAAGAACGACCCGGTCGAGTTCGGCGACTTCGTCCAGATCGACCGCATGGGCGTCCCCGCCATCAACACCGTCCTCATCCCGTTCGCGCGGAAGGACGAGTACAATCGGGCCCGCACCACCGATGACGCCGCCGGCAAGTTCGCGAACGACATCGTCGGGACCCTCACGGCGCTCGGGACGAGCAACGCGAACATCGGCATCCTCGCCGGCGTCGCCGTCGCGCACGGCGACCTGCTGCGCCTCGACACCTCGGTCGCCAACTCGGGCCCACAGGGCGGCACGAACGCCGGGGCCGGCTTCCCGAACGGCCGCCGCCCGGCGGACGACGTCATCGACACGATTCTCTTCTTCGTGACGAACGGCGCCATCACGACCGGCGACAGCGTGAACGCGAACGACTCGATCTTCCGGGACTCGTTCCCCTTCTTCGCCGCGCCGCACCAGCCCCTTCCGACGGGGACGATCGATGACAACACCCGCAACTGACGTCATGGCTCCGCCCCTCGCGGGCGGAGCCTCCCTCTCCTCCGTGCCGGCCGCTTCGCGCCGCCGGCACGGACGGAGTGCGGCAGGAGCGGCCCTGATGACCCTGGCCGCCCTCGCTCTGCCGGCGCAACTCTCCGGCGCCTCCGAAGCGGCGCCGCGCGCACTGGCCCAGGCCCCGGCAGTGGCCCCGGCCCCCGCCGCCTCCACGCTGCGCTTCCTCGAGGAGCGCGTCCTTAGCGACCCGCTCGACTTCGTCGCGCAGAACCGGCTCGCCGGCGAGTGCGTGAGGATGATGCGGGAGACGGGAGACCTCGCGTGGCTCGAGCGGGCCCGCAGCGCGGCCGGCGCCTCGCTCGCCTCCGTGCCGGGCACGCAGAACGCGGGCGGCCTCACCGCGATGGCCGTCGTCGAGTACGAGTCCCATCACTTCGCGCAGGCGCGCGACCTGGCGCGCCATGCGTACCGCGTTGACAGCCGCAACACCATGGCCCGCACGACGGAGGGAGACGCGAATCTCGAGATGGGAGACGTCGCCGAGGCGGAGTCGATCTATCGGGAGCTCGCGTCGAGCGCCCGGACCCCCGCAATCCTCGCGCGCCTCTCGAGGGTGGCCGAGCTTCACGGGCATCACGAGGAGGCGATGAAGCTCATGAAGTCCGACCCCGCCGCGCTCGCGCGCGACGGCGTCCCGGCCGCGGAGATCTCCTGGTACCAGGTGCGTCTCGGCGAGATGTCCTTCGGAACCGGTGACCTCGAGGGGGCGGAAGCCGCGTACGACCGCGCCCTGAAGCTCTCCACCGACAGCTACGCCGCCCTCGAGCACGTCGCCGAGCTTCGCGGCGCGCAGGGGAAGATCGACGACGCGGCCGCTCTGTACAAGCGAGTCATCGAGCGGACGCAGCGCCCCGAGTTCGAGCAGGTGCTGGGAGACCTCTACGCCTCCGCGGGGCGAATCGAGGAAGCGAAACAGTGGCACGCGCAGGCCCTCGCGGGGTATCTGAAGTCCGTCGAGGGGGGGAACGCCCACTACCTCCACCATCTCGCGGGGTACTACGCCGACTCCGAGGAGAACCCGGTCGAGGCCCTCAAGTGGGCCCTCAAGGACATGGAGCTGAGGCACAGCATCTACGCGTACGACGCGCTGGCCTGGGCGCTCTACAAGAACGGAGATCTCGACGCCGCGGTCGACGCCGTGCGCAAGGCCCTCGCGCGCGGAACGAAGGACGCGCACCTGCTCTACCACGCCGGTCTGATCTTCTCCCGCGCCGGGCGGTGGGAGGAGGGAAGCTCCTATCTGAGAGAGTCGGTGGCCGTGAACCCCAGATCGAACGCCTTCCACATGCACCGATGAGAAGCCCGCGGCTCCCCCACGCGCTCGTTCTCGTCGCCGCGCTCGCGACCGGCATCGCTTCGGCGCACCCGATCTCGCAGGGGTCCCTCGCCATCCGCATCGAGGCGTTGTCCCTCTTCGTCGAGGCCCGCGTGCCGGTGGAGGAGGTCTTCGTCGCCTCGGCGCTTGGAAAGGCCGCGGCGGCGGCTCCGGCGAACTCTCCATGGGTGGAGCACGGGGAGTACTTCCTCCGTCATCTTCAGATCACGGCCGACGGCGTTCCCCTCCAGGGCGCGGTCGTTCAGGTCCGAGAGCCCGAGTCGAAGGGCTCGGGGTTCGTCCTCTACGATCTCCGCTACCCCCTCGCGGCCTCCCCGGCGAGACTGACGCTCGTTCAGGACGCCCTCCGCGAGATCGAGTACGCCCCCGGCAACCCGTGGGAGGCGACGTACGTCGCCCGCATCGAGTCCGCCGGCGCGAGGGCTCAGGACGGACTCCTCCTGACCTCGGGGCGCCCGCTGGTGATCGAGCTCTCGGCGCCGTCGGCCGCGCCATTCCGACAGTACCTGCGCCACGGCATCGAGCACATCCTGGGCGGGTACGATCACCTCCTCTTCATCTGCGCGCTCGTCCTCACCGCGGCGACGCTCGGCGATCTCATCAAGGTCGTCAGCGCCTTCACGTTCGCCCACTCGATCACGCTGGCCCTCTCGGTCCTCGACGTCGTGCGACTCCCTTCGCGCATCGTCGAGCCGATGATCGCGGCGAGCATCGTCGTCGTCGCTCTGTCGAACATCTTCTGGCCGGATCGCACGCGGGGGTGGACGAGGCTGGGGATGGCCTTCTTCTTCGGCCTCTTCCACGGCCTCGGCTTCGCCGGCGGCCTCCTCGACGCGATGCAGGGGATGCCCGGCGGGGCCGTCGGCGTCGCCATCACCGGCTTCAGCGCCGGCGTCGAGGTGGGGCACCAGATGATCGTGCTGCCGCTGTTCTTTGCGCTGATGCTGGCGCGATCTCCGCGGCTCGTGTGGGGGGGATCCGTCGCGATCTCGGTCGCCGGGGGGATCTACTTCCTGGCGGCGATCCGCGCATCCAGCGTGCTAGGCTGAGGCCATGACGGACAACGAACTCCTCAAGAGAATCACCGCAGACCCGGAGATTTTCGGCGGCAAGCCGATCATCCGGGGGATGCGCATCTCCGTGGAGTTGGTCCTGAGCCTTCTCGCCCAAGGGGAAGCCGCGGAGAGCATCCTCGCCGACTATCCGGAACTCGAGCCCGACGACGTTCGCGCCTGCCTCGCCTACGCCCACGCGGTGATCGCGCACGACTCGATCGACGCCGTGCAGGCCCCGCCTCGTTGAAGTTCCTCATCGACCGGTGCGCCGGACGGCGCCTGGCGGACTGGCTGCGTCAGCAAGGGCACGATATCGTCGAAGCCCGCTCGGAAGGCTCTGACCCCGGGGACCGGAACATCTTGCGCAGGGCTGTAGCCGAGGACCGCGTTCTCGTCACGATCGACACCGACTTCGGGGAGTTCGTGTTCGTCGATCGCGAGCCGCACCGCGGCCTTATCCGCCTCCCGGACGTGCCGGCAGGCAGACGAATTCTGCTGATGCGCCGAATTCTCGAGACCTACACTCCCGAAGTCATCGCCGGCTCCGTCATCACGGTGCGCGGCGAACGAATTCGAGTCTCGAAAACGCACGTGTAGCCGGAGACGCAGGATCGCCCTGACAAGCTTGCGGCGATTCGCTCCCATGTCCTCGTGGCGGGGTTGGGGTAGCGGGAGGGGCGCGGACGGCGACCCTGAAAATCGAAAGGCAGGCTTTCGAATTTCATGGTACTCTCGAACGCCATGATCGCCCGTCCGCACCTCGAAAACACCCTCCGGGCTGCCCTCTCGCGCAGTCGCGTCGTCGCGCTCATCGGACCCCGGCAGTGCGGGAAGACGACGGCGGCCCGGGAGATTCTGTCTCTCGACTCCCCCGGCTACTTCGACCTCGAGGATCCTCGGAGCCTCGTTCGCCTCGGCGAGCCGATGACGGAGCTGGAGCCGCTGCGCGGCGTCGTCGTCATCGATGAGATCCAGAGACGGCCGGATCTCTTCCCCATCCTGCGGGTCCTGGCGGATCGCCGGCCGGCCAGAGCCCGCTTCCTCATCCTTGGAAGCGCGGCGCCCTCGCTGCTCCGCCAGTCGTCGGAGACCCTGGCGGGCCGACTCGAGACCATCACTCTCGCGGGGTTCGGTCTCGACGATCTCGGGGCGACCGCCGTGGCCCGTCACTGGCGGCGAGGCGGGTTCCCCCGAGCCTATCTGGCTCGCACCGAGGCGAACAGCGCGCGGTGGCGCCAGCAGTTCATCCGCACGTTTCTGGAGCGCGACGTTCCCCAGCTCGGCGTCCGCATCGCGTCACCGGCGCTTTTCCGGTTCTGGACGATGCTGGCGCACTACCACGGGGGCATCTGGAACTCGGCCGAGCCCGCGAGATCGCTGAGCCTCAGCGAGCCCACGGTGCGCCAGTACCTCGACCTGCTGACTCAGCTCTTCATGGTCCGACAGCTTGCACCGTGGCACGAGAACCTCAAGAAGCGTCAGGTGAAAGCGCCGAAGATCTACGTTCGCGACAGCGGGCTGCTTCACTCTCTCCTGGGGATCAAGACCGAGACGGATCTTCGGCGGCATCCCAAGCTCGGCGCCTCATGGGAGGGTTACGTCGTCGAGGAAGTGCTGAAGCTGGCCGACCCGGACGAGGCCTGCTTCTGGAGAACGCACACCGGCGCCGAGCTCGACCTGCTTCTGTTCAAGGACGGCAGGCGCTACGGGATCGAGGTCAAGCGCCAGGATGCGCCGGCGATGACCGCCTCGATGCGGATCGCGATGGAAGACCTTCGCCTCGACCATCTGACGGTCATCTACCCGGGGCGCAGCGTCTACACGCTCTCCAGCGGAGTGAGGGTCGTGCCACTCTCCGATCTCGCCGCCGGGGATCCGGAGGTGATTTTGCCCAGGGCCCGGCGGGGGAAGAGGCGCCGAAGAGAAGGCTGATCGCTACGCCTAACACCCCTCGATCGGGTCGCAAGCGAAGATCGGCCCCAGCTCCCCCGGCTGCTGCAGCTCGACCATCGAGCTGAAGAGCGAGTATCCCTTGGAGGCGTTCCCGCCCCAGAGAATCCCGTAGAGCTGAACATCCTCTCCGTTGACGATCCGGAAGACCGGGGAGCCGCTGTCGCCCGGCGCCGCGCCGGCCGTGAACACGTCCTGGCAGAGCAACGTGACGAGCGTGCCGGTGATGTTGATGTCCACGCAGGTGTTCGTCACGACGCCCTCCGTCCAGCCGGTCGTCCTGCCGACTTTGGCAAGGACCTCGCCGACGAGCGTCCCGGAGCCCACGGATGTGATTCGAAATCGGGGCAGGTCCCGGCTGACGGTCAGCGAGCCGACGTCCTCGGGCCGGGCGATGAGCCCGCGCCGGAGCTTCAAGCCCGCCCTCGTCGCGATGAACGCGCTGTCGCTCAGCCGGCACTGCCTCCCCGCGGGACAGGCGCCTCCGGTGAAATGATTCGGGTCGACGAGCTCGGCTCCGACGATCCTCCGTGAGGTGGAATTCGGCGACGGCTGCGAGTACATCAGGCCGTCTTTCTCGCCGCGGAAGAGCGTGCAGTGCGAGCAGGTGACGAATCCCGCGACGCCGTTCCAGTCCGCCAGAAAGCCGTCCGTGCAGGTGTAGCACTTTGCGCCATGGCATCGGAACCCGATCTGAACTCCACCGACGAGCGGTCGGAATCGGCTCGTGACCGTGGAAAGGAACCCGATCGGCTCGGC
This genomic interval from Acidobacteriota bacterium contains the following:
- a CDS encoding DUF433 domain-containing protein, which translates into the protein MTDNELLKRITADPEIFGGKPIIRGMRISVELVLSLLAQGEAAESILADYPELEPDDVRACLAYAHAVIAHDSIDAVQAPPR
- a CDS encoding HupE/UreJ family protein; protein product: MRSPRLPHALVLVAALATGIASAHPISQGSLAIRIEALSLFVEARVPVEEVFVASALGKAAAAAPANSPWVEHGEYFLRHLQITADGVPLQGAVVQVREPESKGSGFVLYDLRYPLAASPARLTLVQDALREIEYAPGNPWEATYVARIESAGARAQDGLLLTSGRPLVIELSAPSAAPFRQYLRHGIEHILGGYDHLLFICALVLTAATLGDLIKVVSAFTFAHSITLALSVLDVVRLPSRIVEPMIAASIVVVALSNIFWPDRTRGWTRLGMAFFFGLFHGLGFAGGLLDAMQGMPGGAVGVAITGFSAGVEVGHQMIVLPLFFALMLARSPRLVWGGSVAISVAGGIYFLAAIRASSVLG
- a CDS encoding ATP-binding protein yields the protein MIARPHLENTLRAALSRSRVVALIGPRQCGKTTAAREILSLDSPGYFDLEDPRSLVRLGEPMTELEPLRGVVVIDEIQRRPDLFPILRVLADRRPARARFLILGSAAPSLLRQSSETLAGRLETITLAGFGLDDLGATAVARHWRRGGFPRAYLARTEANSARWRQQFIRTFLERDVPQLGVRIASPALFRFWTMLAHYHGGIWNSAEPARSLSLSEPTVRQYLDLLTQLFMVRQLAPWHENLKKRQVKAPKIYVRDSGLLHSLLGIKTETDLRRHPKLGASWEGYVVEEVLKLADPDEACFWRTHTGAELDLLLFKDGRRYGIEVKRQDAPAMTASMRIAMEDLRLDHLTVIYPGRSVYTLSSGVRVVPLSDLAAGDPEVILPRARRGKRRRREG
- a CDS encoding dienelactone hydrolase family protein, which produces MEDPDTPRERADDRVRASALTIAVPLLTAAAPDDPIHHRLDTSPRHNEWVTLKSGDRQVQVFVVYPQAIEKATTVLVIHENRGLTDWVRSLADELAEAGYIAVAPDLLSGAGPNGGKTSDFPSQDAAVQAIYKLTPDQVTADLDAVADYAIKLPASNGKLAVAGYCWGGGQSFRFATHRADLKAAFVFYGPAPEKTGDLARIGCPVYGFYGGSDARIGATISGTTDAMKAAGKTYEPVTYEAAGHGFMRLGEDGTGTEADRKGRDAAWERWKGILKEI
- a CDS encoding tetratricopeptide repeat protein, coding for MTLAALALPAQLSGASEAAPRALAQAPAVAPAPAASTLRFLEERVLSDPLDFVAQNRLAGECVRMMRETGDLAWLERARSAAGASLASVPGTQNAGGLTAMAVVEYESHHFAQARDLARHAYRVDSRNTMARTTEGDANLEMGDVAEAESIYRELASSARTPAILARLSRVAELHGHHEEAMKLMKSDPAALARDGVPAAEISWYQVRLGEMSFGTGDLEGAEAAYDRALKLSTDSYAALEHVAELRGAQGKIDDAAALYKRVIERTQRPEFEQVLGDLYASAGRIEEAKQWHAQALAGYLKSVEGGNAHYLHHLAGYYADSEENPVEALKWALKDMELRHSIYAYDALAWALYKNGDLDAAVDAVRKALARGTKDAHLLYHAGLIFSRAGRWEEGSSYLRESVAVNPRSNAFHMHR
- a CDS encoding DUF5615 family PIN-like protein; translated protein: MKFLIDRCAGRRLADWLRQQGHDIVEARSEGSDPGDRNILRRAVAEDRVLVTIDTDFGEFVFVDREPHRGLIRLPDVPAGRRILLMRRILETYTPEVIAGSVITVRGERIRVSKTHV
- a CDS encoding DUF4331 family protein translates to MTKLSKFALAAMLAAAPFATHAADHAEAPLVEADQATDIADVYTFVDPSDSSKVILAFDVHGFIVPGENANLGSFDHDVLFKFNIENTGDAAPDRAILVRFSKQTSRSQPQMATITMPQGEDSNVFSFTAPTTVSSATASAATNPVVTTDPASGVSFFAGLTDDPFFFDIPGFNRFVGSVLGGAVDPTLLSRGRDTFAGYNVNMIALSVPASLLQGPAGSVIGVSASTLRRRNTARSQKNDPVEFGDFVQIDRMGVPAINTVLIPFARKDEYNRARTTDDAAGKFANDIVGTLTALGTSNANIGILAGVAVAHGDLLRLDTSVANSGPQGGTNAGAGFPNGRRPADDVIDTILFFVTNGAITTGDSVNANDSIFRDSFPFFAAPHQPLPTGTIDDNTRN